The Terriglobales bacterium genome contains the following window.
CATAGGTAATCGCAACCCCGGTTTGCCGTTCCACTTTTGGCAAATACCAGTCGAGCGTGCTCTCCAGTCCCGCCTCGTCAAGGGTCACTGGATGCAATGCCTGGGAGAGGGTACGAACTTTATCCAGCGCCGATTGCGTAATATCGCTGATCTCGTGTAAGTCGGGCAGCAGCGGAGATGCCGGCGACCGCGAGCGCAGACGCGACAGCATGCAACCAATGGCCGTGAGGATCTGTCCAAATTCATCGTGCAGCTCACGGGAAATATAACGCAGGGTGGATTCTTGTGTTGAAATCAACTTTTGGGCAAGCTCACTGCGCTGTTCAGAAACCGCAGAAAGCTGCGCAAAGAGCCGGCGGTTCGAATAGATGAGATATAGACCGGTGAACAGAATCGCAACCAATGCTCCCGCCAGAAAGACATAGACCTGGCGCTGGACGTGATCGTAAATCTGAGCGATGCTTAACGCTGTCTGTTCTTCGCTCTCGTTATTTTCGACCAGCAACCTCGCCACGGCCGTGTTCAAAGCAGCCTGCCGCGCCTGTAGTGAAAGCCTGATTTGTTCACGCGCTTCTTCTTCTTTGTTCTCTTTGGCCAGAGCAAAAGTGCGGTCCACTGCGTCCCAAAACTGTGCCAGTGAACTTCCGAGGTATTGCCTCTGCTCAGGCGTGCGCCGGCCCACAGCGACCTGGTCCTCGAGCCGGATGGCATCTTCCAAATCCTCACGGATGCGCTGGAATTGCCCCATCCAGGCTGTTAGAGGATAAGGTTCATCGTGGTCGAGCATGTCGCGCATGGCCAACCCAAGGGAATTCAGATCGTTCTGGATACGAAGCAACTGAAGTGAATCTTTGCGATTTCGGTCGGCCAAGTCTCGTTGTACCGTGCGCAACCGCGAGATTTGCAGGGTGATGTACCGGGAGTAAGACAGCACAGTTAGAAGCGTGATCGCCAGCCCGAACAAGAGAGCTGCGGTCGGAGACCGGCCCAGCGTACTCGCACGCGGCATTCTGCGGTGACTGAGGAAGCGCAAAATTTTCCTGGCGCGAGCAAGACCCGAAGCAAGCGGCAAAGCCGAGCGCAACGCTTCTCCCCGGCCTGCCAAGACACGAGTATTGCAGAGATTCATACCTCGAGCCAATCCGGATGATATCTTCTTAAGATATTGAATTCAAGATGGATTCGGAATGCGGCAACGACTACGGCTGATGACGAAAAAGCAATACAGCAATCCGAGTTCTTGCTACGTTCATTGAAATCTCAACAAGCTCCCCACGATTCCTGTTTTGGGGAACGATAGGTTCGAAGTTTCCTGGTTTTTTCTGATTCCTCAGCGCTTTGCCGCCGATACGGCCTCACGTTCTCCAGGACGATAATCAGCTTCGATATGTCCGCTCAGTTGCACCTGGGTGAACCAGACGGGTTTGGTCTTCATGGCAATGAAAAGGGATGCCTGGTCCGCGTAATGAGGTGATTTCTGGTCGAGAGTTGCTGAGCCGAATTGATGGATGCTTTCCGATGTGAGCGTGCCCGCCTTGTTCCAGGTAACAAACATGATGAAAGTGTCGCCACCCTCCGCTGACAGCGTACCGTCAGGCTGCTTCGCACCATAAACAGCGCGGTAGATATCAGGACCACCATCAATAGGGAGATTGACCTCACCTCGACGCAGGCGGTTTACCTCGCCCCACTGCGGATCGAGACGCCCGAAGTGCGCCTTAAGAGTCTGCATGGCCTCCCGCAGAGAGGCGATGATCTGGCTCTCGGACGGCGGCTGCGGCGTGCCTTTGATCTCTGTCCTGGCGCGAAGCACGGGCTCGGCCATCAGGATTGCGAGCGCCGCACCCCGGTTCGCGATGTTGGTCCTGTGGTCCCACCGCTTGAGGACTTCCTGTGCGTTCTGCAAATTGCTGCCATCGTCGTTTTTGCCGGGCTTGATCGCGATGGCCTGGTCAACGAGCTGAGCGACGTCGGACCGGGTGCTGTAGCTGAGATCGAATTTGTACGCGCGGAACGCTTCCTTCGTGATCCGGGAATCGGCGCCGTAGTTCTCCATTGCACGCCACGCCCGGTTGGTCATGTTGTTCTGAATTCCCAGCGTTGGCGAGAAGTCTTGTGGCCTGAGATCGTCTGACGGCGCAGCCGCGTGAAAGGGCGTGTTGTTTGAATTGAAGACAAGTCCGCCGCGAGGGTTCCAAATTTGCGGGATCTTGTCGAAAGGCAGATATCGGTGCCAGATCAGGTCCGAGCGGTCCCCCGGCAGGATATCCTGCCAGTCGAGCCCCTCTTGCCGCACCGGAAACAATCCGTTATACACGTACCCAATATTTGCCTTCTCGTCGGCATAGACAAAGTTGATGCTCGGTATCGCCTGCAAAGCCATGGCTGCACGCCAGTCCGCCAAAGTAGCGGCTTTATTCAGGCGGTAGTACTGTAGCGACTGGCGAACTTCATTGAGTCCGGCATAACGAATGGCGAACACGCCGTGATCGGTCTTCAATACCGGGCCCTGAGCGGCGTAAAGCACTTCCCGGTGTACGCTCCAGACCAGCGGCCCCCAGATTTTCACTCGTATTTTGGCATCGCTCTTCTCAAAATCACGCCATTGTCCATCGAGTTTGTACTGATTCGGGTTGGCGGGGTTGATGGTGAGCTTGTAAACGTCAATCAGATCTGGTTCATTGACTGTGTTGGCCCAGCCAAGATGCTCGTTGTGGCCGTGCAGCATGAAAGGCGACCCCGGGAAAAAACCGCCGGCGACATGCCAGCCCTCTCCGCTCTCCAGCACCGCTTCATACCACGAGACCGGACCCGTATAAGGCTGATGGGAATTAACCAGAAGGCGCGTTGCGCCATCCGCCGAGCGCGACGGTCCTACTGCGACGGCATTGGACCCCACAGGGACAGGCTCATGTGTGATCAGAAAAGCGTCCTGGCCGTCCAGGGAAAGAGACGCGACAGTATTGCTGCTCTCAGGACTGCTCAACTTGAGCAAAGCCTTGTCGAGCCCATAGAAGAAGGGTGTCTTGAAGACAAATCCCGCGGCCACGTCCTTGCCGGTGAATGGCAGCACGCCTCGTATTACCTTGTCATGATGAAGAGCCGCGTAGTAATTGACGCCGTCGGCATATGCTTCCAGAACCTCTCGCACATCTGCCGGGAGGTCACTCTCATACCTGGCATTGACCGTTTCCCATACCCGCAAAAAGTGGACGAGATAGTCGGCCACCGCCGCCTTCCGGCCCTCGGTCGCGGCAAGTTGGCCACGGGCCGCAAGCGTCACCTGTTGGAGCGTGAGGAAGTCGTCCTCGGACTGGGCAAAGCCCAACCCGAAACCTACATCCGCGTCCCTGGGGCCGATCACGTGCGGCACGCCAAAGGTATCGCGCTTGATTCGAACGTCATATTGCCGGGCCCTCTGAATGAGTGTGGCCCAATTGGGTGGCGGTGGCTGGTTCAGCCGGTCATCCACGACAAGGAACACGACGGCAGTGAGGAGCAATCCTGCCAGTGCGAGTAAAGTGATCTTGACAGCGCGCATGAATCTTTCGTGCCTCAGGCCCCGGGACTGTGAAACCTTAGCCTTGGGCGTTCTTATCTAGCCCCCGAATCTGCCGACTGATTTGGCTTGTGCTTGTGGCGGATTATATCGAAAAGACTGCTTCGCGATTGTGAAACAATCTCTAGCGTTGAGCGGAGATGGTCGTCGGTTCCGTGACCACTGTAAAGCCCTGATGCAGATCTCCCACCGATAGCTCGAACTCACCCGCCTCCACTACTGGCTTGTTCTCGGGGCCAATAAATGTAAGGTCATCGCGATTAAGTGTGAACTTGAGCTCCTTGCTTTCACCGGGGGCGAGCGAGATTTTTGCAAACCGCTTCAGCCGCTTCACGGGCGGAGTAACAGTGGCGAACTTTTGTGTCAGGTAGAGCTGCACGACTTCTTTTCCAGCGCGGTCTCCTGTGTCTTTGACGGTGACTGATACCTGCAGAGGCTGGTTCGCGCTCACTTGTTTTGCACTCAGGCGCAAATCCGAATACCGGAAGGTGGTGTAACTCAGCCCACTACCGAACTGAAACTCCGGTTGAAATGAGGTGGATCCAGAATCGGTCTCCTGTTCTTCCGAGAAGCGGTGGTCATAGGTGAGCAGGGTATTGGGATGGCTGGGATAGGTGAAGGGAAGCTTGCCATCGGGATTGTATTCACCGAAGAGGACATCGGCAATCGCCTGGCCACCCTCATTACCGGGATTCGGGGCGAGCACAATCGCCTTGGCCAGGCCAGCGAT
Protein-coding sequences here:
- a CDS encoding acylase, with the protein product MRAVKITLLALAGLLLTAVVFLVVDDRLNQPPPPNWATLIQRARQYDVRIKRDTFGVPHVIGPRDADVGFGLGFAQSEDDFLTLQQVTLAARGQLAATEGRKAAVADYLVHFLRVWETVNARYESDLPADVREVLEAYADGVNYYAALHHDKVIRGVLPFTGKDVAAGFVFKTPFFYGLDKALLKLSSPESSNTVASLSLDGQDAFLITHEPVPVGSNAVAVGPSRSADGATRLLVNSHQPYTGPVSWYEAVLESGEGWHVAGGFFPGSPFMLHGHNEHLGWANTVNEPDLIDVYKLTINPANPNQYKLDGQWRDFEKSDAKIRVKIWGPLVWSVHREVLYAAQGPVLKTDHGVFAIRYAGLNEVRQSLQYYRLNKAATLADWRAAMALQAIPSINFVYADEKANIGYVYNGLFPVRQEGLDWQDILPGDRSDLIWHRYLPFDKIPQIWNPRGGLVFNSNNTPFHAAAPSDDLRPQDFSPTLGIQNNMTNRAWRAMENYGADSRITKEAFRAYKFDLSYSTRSDVAQLVDQAIAIKPGKNDDGSNLQNAQEVLKRWDHRTNIANRGAALAILMAEPVLRARTEIKGTPQPPSESQIIASLREAMQTLKAHFGRLDPQWGEVNRLRRGEVNLPIDGGPDIYRAVYGAKQPDGTLSAEGGDTFIMFVTWNKAGTLTSESIHQFGSATLDQKSPHYADQASLFIAMKTKPVWFTQVQLSGHIEADYRPGEREAVSAAKR
- a CDS encoding ATP-binding protein, coding for MNLCNTRVLAGRGEALRSALPLASGLARARKILRFLSHRRMPRASTLGRSPTAALLFGLAITLLTVLSYSRYITLQISRLRTVQRDLADRNRKDSLQLLRIQNDLNSLGLAMRDMLDHDEPYPLTAWMGQFQRIREDLEDAIRLEDQVAVGRRTPEQRQYLGSSLAQFWDAVDRTFALAKENKEEEAREQIRLSLQARQAALNTAVARLLVENNESEEQTALSIAQIYDHVQRQVYVFLAGALVAILFTGLYLIYSNRRLFAQLSAVSEQRSELAQKLISTQESTLRYISRELHDEFGQILTAIGCMLSRLRSRSPASPLLPDLHEISDITQSALDKVRTLSQALHPVTLDEAGLESTLDWYLPKVERQTGVAITYEKSGTPFQVEGRAAIHIYRVLQEALNNVTRHAESGEAWVRLKYLPDGLICEVEDHGKGLAAQARQHGIGLVAIRERAELLSGKIEFLRPAQGGTLVRLSVPKARMDLHES